From Anopheles darlingi chromosome 2, idAnoDarlMG_H_01, whole genome shotgun sequence, the proteins below share one genomic window:
- the LOC125951687 gene encoding peroxisomal biogenesis factor 19: MSDSKKPAQPAATASGSSSRDQELDDLLDSALEDFSKHKDSSTQQASKSDGGAGGSSEQHDDPPTEQLWNEEFIDEQAKMFEKQMAALFGGGERVDSEQIALGFQRLAEAAGMAVRSEGAPTTVGLDGPAGEAVGGLDPSISQSITDALKSMSEGRDNLQAPFSPEDMANMFGNIDLNASGENNAFLPFMQNMMQSLLSAEVLLPSLRDLVEKYPKWLQDNAATVPKEDRERYEKQLVMMKDVCAELEQEKPDDSAEVKRERFRVVLEKMQAMQDLGQPPTDLIGDLGPGNLNLPTLDPSSFNEQNPCPMS, from the exons ATGTCCGACTCAAAGAAACCAGCCCAGCCCGCCGCGACCGCCAGTGGAAGCTCCTCGCGGGACCAGGAGTTGGACGATCTGCTAGACA GTGCATTGGAGGATTTCAGCAAACACAAGGATAGTTCGACACAGCAAGCGAGCAAATCGGACGGTGGAGCGGGAGGTAGTTCCGAACAGCACGACGATCCTCCGACGGAGCAGCTGTGGAACGAGGAGTTCATCGA TGAACAGGCGAAGATGTTCGAGAAGCAAATGGCTGCGCTGTTCGGCGGTGGCGAAAGGGTGGACAGCGAACAGATTGCTCTCGGGTTTCAGCGATTGGCCGAAGCGGCCGGTATGGCGGTGCGATCGGAGGGTGCGCCGACGACAGTAGGATTGGATGGACCGGCGGGAGAAGCAGTTGGTGGTCTTGACCCGTCAATCAGCCAAAGCATAACCGATGCGCTTAAGTCGATGAGTGAAGGGCGCGACAATTTGCAGGCTCCCTTCAGCCCCGAGGATATGGCGAACATGTTCGGTAACATCGATCTGAACGCGTCGGGCGAGAACAATGCCTTCTTGCCGTTCATGCAGAACATGATGCAAAGTTTACTGTCGGCCGAGGTGCTACTGCCCAGCTTACGCGATCTCGTCGAGAAGTACCCGAAATGGCTGCAAGACAATGCGGCGACCGTTCCGAAGGAGGACCGGGAGCGGTACGAAAAACAGCTGGTCATGATGAAGGACGTGTGCGCGGAGCTCGAGCAAGAGAAGCCAGACGACAGTGCGGAGGTCAAACGCGAACGGTTTCGAGTGGTGCTGGAAAAGATGCAAGCCATGCAGGACCTCGGTCAACCGCCAACTGATTTGATTGGGGATCTTGGGCCGGGAAATCTTAATCTGCCTACGCTCGATCCGTCCTCCTTCAATGAACAGAATCCCTGCCCTATGAGCTAA
- the LOC125950136 gene encoding phosphoglycerate kinase, which yields MALNKLSLENVDLKGKRVFMRVDFNVPIKEGKITSNQRIVAALDSIKFALEKGAKSVVLASHLGRPDGNKNAKYTLAPVADELKKLLGRDVTFLNDCVGAEVEAACKDPAAGSVILLENVRFYVEEEGKGVDASGNKVKADKDKVKTFRESLAKLGDVYVNDAFGTAHRAHSSMMGEGYAQRAAGLLLNKELRYFSQALDNPPNPFLAILGGAKVADKIQLIENLLDKVNEMIIGGGMAFTFLKVLNNMEIGGSLFDAEGAKIVQNLVDKAKKNNVQLHLPVDFVTGDKFAEDAVTGEATVAGGIPAGHLGLDIGPKTREAFAAPIARAKIIVWNGPPGVFEFPAFANGTKALMDGVVAATKAGTVSIIGGGDTASCCAKWGTEALVSHVSTGGGASLELLEGKVLPGVDALSSA from the exons ATGGCTCTCAATAAGCTCAGCCTCGAAAACGTCGACCTGAAGGGAAAGCGCGTCTTTATGCG GGTCGATTTTAACGTACCGATCAAGGAGGGTAAaatcaccagcaaccagcggaTCGTGGCCGCTCTGGACAGTATCAAGTTTGCCCTCGAGAAGGGTGCGAAATCCGTAGTACTGGCCTCTCATCTCGGCCGCCCCGACGGCAACAAGAACGCCAAGTACACGCTGGCCCCGGTGGCGGATGAACTAAAGAAGCTGCTCGGCCGTGACGTAACGTTCCTGAACGATTGCGTCGGGGCTGAGGTGGAGGCGGCCTGCAAGGATCCGGCGGCCGGTTCGGTCATCCTCCTCGAGAACGTGCGATTCTACGTCGAGGAGGAAGGCAAGGGAGTCGACGCCAGCGGCAACAAG GTGAAGGCAGACAAAGATAAGGTGAAAACATTCCGGGAGAGTCTGGCCAAGCTGGGGGATGTGTACGTGAACGACGCGTTCGGTACGGCGCACCGAGCCCACAGCTCGATGATGGGCGAAGGCTACGCTCAGCGAGCGgccggtttgttgttgaataAGGAGTTGCGCTACTTCTCGCAGGCCCTAGATAACCCACCGAATCCTTTCCTGGCCATCCTGGGCGGTGCCAAGGTAGCCGACAAGATCCAACTGATCGAGAACCTGTTGGATAAGGTGAACGAAATGATTATCGGTGGCGGTATGGCGTTCACCTTCCTGAAGGTACTCAACAATATGGAGATCGGTGGATCGCTGTTCGACGCCGAGGGTGCCAAGATTGTGCAGAATCTGGTCGAcaaggcgaagaagaacaatGTGCAGCTGCACTTGCCGGTCGATTTTGTGACGGGCGATAAGTTCGCAGAGGATGCAGTTACCGGTGAGGCCACGGTTGCCGGCGGTATCCCGGCCGGTCATCTCGGACTCGACATCGGACCGAAGACACGAGAAGCATTCGCAGCGCCGATCGCACGGGCCAAGATCATCGTCTGGAACGGCCCGCCCGGTGTGTTCGAGTTTCCGGCCTTCGCCAATGGTACCAAGGCACTGATGGATGGAGTCGTGGCCGCGACCAAGGCCGGCACGGTGTCGATTATCGGTGGTGGCGATACCGCTTCGTGCTGTGCCAAGTGGGGCACCGAGGCATTGGTTTCGCACGtgtccaccggtggtggcgcatCACTCGAGCTACTCGAGGGCAAGGTATTGCCCGGTGTGGATGCCCTCAGCAGTGCCTAA
- the LOC125950135 gene encoding RNA-binding protein 5-B-like — protein sequence MQRDQQKNAAMMDFSPSPDSETSGYYRNRSRRDERDRGNRGRSKDRFRNNSRYSRSRSRSYSRERYTSRQRSDERDPYRDEHDQEYDDGGWERERYRPRSRERDRDRDRERRSRERYRDRRVRDKEGRRGGYSPSSMDDIDNFDSENEYMYDRTPNNNIIIRGLAPQVTEADIVSDLIQCGLQALSVRLIRRKKTGESRGFAFVEFRTEEEATRWICNKQGVLVFNGYHAVMQYTFSMPSKMSTDWFCSKCYAFNFKRRENCFKCHASRKGSEIGGDGSDEMSNILTKKIMLRNLDVLTNEESVLGVMQKRLSAELVGKISKVVICRDPLTSISHGMCYLHFENLVDSMNTHNALKELEPPLVIDNREVIVSYCMDTENRNVMKPNQPANHPHHHHHQRAEGGGGNLRNGGGDGRGQQSGDHSQSGSYHHHHHHHHGGGHRGDGAGPSFDRYGNSHGSNKNSGGSSGNSGGGGRNSYHQGGTAAQHQNTTAGGLASTQAASTELEFPGNYTLADVPRLAEYSASMYASNTAEHAHYLQYYTDYYNSKLAHTAPTVTVPPAVLAGAGSGIAPRMSETANNGAAVAQSAIARKQAGGVSGNPNIRGAKDDRFAPVVASTVTNQPQPQLPVPNGLDGRKYPVPDTSLYQFDETSGFYYDPTTGLYYDANSQYHYNRETGSYLYWDSENQTYVAVPPSTGTEMASAQHETTASTLIGPTLPAAFEPDSAHAHVPLASAVNDGTDKAAEKSKTKDHQAPPQDKVKVAKKIVKDMEKWAKQLNQKKDYSVLQPPARIEEATLYSSLGPSSRPLAMESQGGASAGYADVGFSLLEKKERLGGGSGNGGSDGYTATGKPTQGGNIPSGSQYGGGSDSDHEYGDDAGSGARERDLVDFEALTCLLCKRAFQSQEILAKHLKMSALHKENLKKLNRGGAGGGGAGGGSSDGGSGGPSSLQQYRDRAKERRAKYGEDDAPPVNRSKERFQRELEKQTTSSYQQSASVSAPISQNNVGNKLLQKMGWSEGQGLGKSNQGRVNIIEAEARVANVGLGIKANSAAQFSRTTDDYKTYIKKMMKSRYEQVEGKD from the exons ATGCAAAGAGATCAACAGAAGAACGCAGCTATGATGGATT TCTCACCGAGTCCAGACAGTGAAACTTCTGGCTACTATAGAAATCGCAGCCGACGTGATGAGCGTGACCGGGGCAATCGAGGAAGATCGAA GGACCGTTTCCGGAACAACTCTCGCTACAGCCGTAGCCGATCTCGGTCGTACAGTCGAGAACGCTACACTTCGCGGCAGCGCAGTGACGAGAGGGATCCATATCGAGACGAGCACGACCAGGAGTATGATGACGGAGGATGGGAAAG AGAGCGCTACAGACCGCGGAGCCGGgaacgagaccgagaccgggaccgagaGCGTCGATCCCGTGAGCGATACCGTGATCGAAG AGTCCGAGATAAGGAGGGCCGCCGGGGTGGCTATTCGCCCAGCTCCATGGATGACATCGATAACTTTGATAGCGAAAACGAGTACATGTATGATCGGACGCCCAATAACAACATCATTATTCGCGGACTGGCACCACAAGTTACCGAAGCGGAT ATTGTCAGTGATCTCATCCAGTGCGGTCTGCAGGCTTTATCCGTGAGGCTAATTCGCAGGAAAAAGACAG GTGAATCCAGAGGGTTCGCATTTGTCGAGTTTCGcacagaagaggaagcaacTCGGTGGATATGTAACAAACAG GGTGTACTGGTGTTCAATGGGTACCATGCCGTCATGCAATACACCTTTTCGATGCCGTCGAAAATGAGCACCGATTGGTTCTGCTCTAAG TGCTATGCTTTCAATTTCAAGCGGAGAGAAAATTGCTTCAAATGCCATGCCTCACGCAAGGGTAGCGagattggtggtgatgggagcGACGAGATGAGTAACATTCTCACCAAGAAGATCATGCTGCGCAACCTGGACGTCCTGACGAACGAAGAAAGTGTGCTGGGTGTCATGCAGAAACGGTTGTCTGCGGAGCTGGTCGGAAAAATCTCGAAGGTGGTCATATGCCGCGATCCACTGACCTCGATCTCGCACGGCATGTGTTACTTACACTTCGAAAACCTGGTCGACTCCATGAACACGCACAATGCGCTTAAGGAGCTCGAACCGCCGCTGGTGATCGACAATCGTGAAGTCATCGTCTCGTATTGCATGGATACCGAAAACCGCAATGTAATGAAACCAAATCAACCGGCAAACcaccctcaccatcaccatcatcaacgtgctgaaggaggaggaggtaatCTTCGCAATGGAGGCGGCGATGGTCGGGGGCAACAATCGGGTGATCATTCGCAATCTGGAagctatcatcatcaccaccatcatcatcatggcggtGGACATCGAGGAGATGGAGCTGGACCGAGCTTCGATCGTTACGGCAATTCACATGGATCGAATAAAAATTCCGGAGGTAGCTCTGGCAacagtggaggtggtggtcgtaACAGTTACCACCAGGGTggcacagcagcacaacaccagAATACGACCGCTGGAGGATTGGCGAGTACGCAGGCGGCCTCGACAGAGCTAGAATTCCCGGGCAACTATACACTGGCCGATGTACCACGTTTGGCCGAGTATAGTGCCTCGATGTATGCCTCCAATACGGCCGAACATGCACACTATCTCCAATATTACACTGACTATTACAACTCGAAGTTAGCACACACCGCTCCCACTGTTACAGTACCACCTGCTGTTCTTGCTGGAGCCGGAAGCGGAATAGCGCCTCGGATGAGTGAAACGGCCAACAATGGTGCTGCGGTCGCTCAATCGGCCATAGCACGCAAACAGGCAGGCGGCGTTAGTGGCAACCCAAACATCAGAGGTGCTAAGGATGATAGGTTCGCGCCGGTTGTCGCGTCAACAGTTACTaatcaaccgcaaccgcagctACCGGTACCGAATGGACTTGATGGTCGAAAGTATC CCGTCCCCGACACCTCACTCTATCAGTTTGATGAAACGTCCGGCTTTTATTATGACCCCACCACCGGTCTCTATTATGACGCCAACTCGCAGTATCACTACAATCGTGAAACCGGTTCCTATTTGTACTGGGATTCGGAAAATCAAACTTATGTTGCCGTTCCCCCTTCGACCGGCACGGAGATGGCAAGTGCGCAACATGAAACCACCGCGAGCACTCTGATCGGACCTACACTGCCGGCAGCTTTTGAACCTGATTCTGCCCACGCGCACGTACCGTTAGCATCGGCAGTCAACGATGGGACGGACAAAGCCGCCGAAAAGTCGAAAACTAAAGATCATCAAGCACCTCCGCAGGACAAGGTTAAGGTTGCAAAGAAGATTGTTAAAGATATGGAAAAATGGGCGAAACAGCTGAACCAAAAGAAGGACTACAGCGTACTGCAGCCACCGGCGCGTATCGAAGAGGCAACGTTGTACTCTTCGCTAGGTCCCTCGTCGAGACCGTTGGCCATGGAGTCGCAAGGTGGCGCTAGTGCTGGATACGCTGACGTTGGTTTTTCGTtgctggagaaaaaagaacGTCTTGGAGGCGGCAGTGGTAATGGTGGATCCGACGGTTATACTGCGACCGGCAAGCCCACGCAGGGAGGAAACATTCCGAGTGGCTCCCAGTACGGTGGTGGCTCGGACTCTGATCACGagtatggtgatgatgctggttcAGGAGCGCGCGAACGTGATCTGGTGGACTTTGAGGCGCTCACGTGCTTGCTGTGCAAACGTGCATTCCAATCGCAGGAGATACTGGCGAAGCATTTGAAGATGTCAGCGCTACACAAAGAAAACCTCAAGAAGCTGAATCGTGGcggggcaggaggaggaggtgccggaggcggtagtagcgacggcgGCTCCGGTGGACCGAGCAGCTTACAACAATATCGCGATCGTGCTAAGGAGCGCAGGGCCAAGTATGGTGAGGATGATGCACCGCCAGTCAACCGAAGCAAGGAACGGTTTCAACGCGAACTGGAGAAGCAAACCACCTCGTCCTATCAGCAGAGTGCTTCCGTTTCGGCACCGATCAGCCAGAACAACGTCGGTAACAAGCTGCTTCAAAAGATGGGCTGGTCGGAGGGTCAGGGACTGGGCAAAAGCAATCAGGGCCGCGTGAACATCATTGAG GCGGAAGCACGGGTGGCGAATGTTGGGCTAGGTATTAAGGCAAACTCTGCCGCTCAGTTTAGCCGTACCACCGACGACTACAAGACTTATATCAAGAAAATGATGAAGTCCCGCTACGAGCAGGTGGAGGGAAAGGATTGA
- the LOC125950134 gene encoding protein transport protein Sec24C, translated as MNPQTAHYGQYPQQQGGWPQPGVPPVGPPGMSVNGGQPQPIPPQQQQQQLVGQMQSMSLASGPPKVGPPNANGPMGGGGPPLPGYPNQGPPPQNMGGRPPSGAGPGPAAPGAGGYPPSAQPQQQQQPQQSPLPQAGGMTNGPPIGGGAGARPPMPPGANGYGQTNGHQYAGAPGAAPPTMQATAGGPPRPGQPFPPQPLQQQPQQQQAYPTPGPQFNAGYPQPGVGFGAPGVPPTGPGQTGVQQPRQQQQQYPPMPGQQMAPPAPGGYPGPQQPGQVGQAPPMPSNMPPRPFNQMAPPGPGYNAMPPMPQQHQQPHGYPPAPGGGHYPGVGAPSPPQAKRLDPESMPNPIQLMAENQESCGGIFATNTPGHVPPLVATRFVTQDQGNAGPRFVRSSMYSIPQTADLMKQSAVPFSLIISPFARLADQEMAPPIVDFGEMGPIRCIRCKAYICPHMQFVDGGRRFQCQFCKATTEVPPGYFQHLDHTGQRMDKYERPELVLGAYEFVATKEYCRNNVPPRAPAMVFLIDVSYNNVKSGLVQLLCSQMKQILAGLPVDQGQTRSSMKVGFITYNSSVHFYNLKSSLAQPQMMVVGDLQEMFMPLLDGFLVDPEESASVIDALMEQIPRMFADTRETETILLPALQAGLEALKASECVGKLYVFQSTLPNADAPGKLKAREERKLLGTDKEKTVLTPQSTVYNMLAQECVGAGVSIDLFVFNNAYIDLATIGQVARLTGGEVYKYTYFQADIDGQRLVSDLIKNIARPIAFDAVMRVRTSTGVRPTDFFGHFFMSNTKDMEIASIDCDKAVAVEIKHDDKLTDELVLIQVALLYTSCSGQRRLRVLNLALKTCSELLELFRCCDIDSTLLFFAKQGLTKLMDGTPAAVKAAIVQRSVQLLACYRKYCASATSAGQLILPEGMKLLPLYVNCLLKNDAFSGGADMSIDDRSYVIYYVMSMDLPASVHYFYPRLIPLHDVHVEAETIPSAIRCTGEKMLEDGAYILENGVHMFMWLGLSLSPEFTQSVFGAQCTQQIDTDRTGLPVFDNPLSRRIRGIVEKIQQQKRRCMRLTLVKQRDKLESVLRHFLVEDRGTSDGSVSYVDFLCHMHKEIRQMLS; from the exons ATGAATCCACAAACGGCGCACTATGGCCAGTATCCACAGCAACAGGGCGGCTGGCCGCAGCCTGGTGTTCCACCGGTGGGTCCACCCGGAATGAGTGTGAACGGGGGCCAACCTCAGCCAATC ccgccgcaacagcagcagcagcagttggttgGCCAGATGCAAAGTATGTCACTTGCTAGTGGACCTCCTAAAGTTGGTCCACCGAATGCGAATGGTCCgatgggtggcggtggtcctcCGCTACCAGGCTATCCGAACCAGGGACCACCTCCTCAGAACATGGGAGGTCGTCCACCGTCCGGTGCTGGTCCGGgtcctgctgctcccggtgctggtggataTCCTCCATCGgcacagccgcagcagcagcagcagcctcagcaATCCCCTCTTCCTCAAGCTGGAGGGATGACGAACGGTCCACCgataggtggtggtgctggcgcaAGACCACCGATGCCTCCAGGGGCTAATGGTTATGGTCAAACAAACGGCCACCAGTACGCCGGCGCTCCTGGTGCTGCCCCTCCAACAATGCAGGCCACAGCTGGTGGCCCACCACGCCCCGGACAACCTTTTCCACCGCAACctctgcagcaacaaccacaacagcaacaagcataCCCGACCCCAGGACCACAGTTCAACGCAGGCTATCCACAACCAGGTGTAGGATTCGGAGCACCGGGAGTTCCTCCTACTGGCCCCGGACAAACTGGAGTGCAACAACctagacaacaacaacagcagtatcCACCGATGCCGGGTCAACAGATGGCTCCGCCTGCACCCGGAGGTTATCCTGGCCCACAGCAACCGGGCCAAGTAGGTCAAGCTCCACCGATGCCATCAAATATGCCCCCTAGGCCTTTTAAT CAAATGGCTCCACCTGGTCCAGGGTATAATGCGATGCCTCCGATGccgcaacagcaccagcaaccccaTGGCTATCCACCGgcacctggtggtggtcactaCCCTGGTGTCGGtgcaccttcaccaccgcAGGCCAAACGGCTGGACCCGGAGAGTATGCCCAATCCGATACAGCTGATGGCTGAAAACCAGGAAAGCTGTGGCGGCATCTTTGCGACGAATACGCCCGGCCATGTGCCTCCTCTCGTGGCCACGCGCTTCGTAACGCAGGATCAGGGTAACGCGGGGCCCCGCTTCGTGCGCTCATCGATGTACAGCATCCCGCAGACGGCCGATCTGATGAAGCAAAGCGCTGTACCATTTTCGCTCATCATCTCACCATTTGCCCGGCTGGCCGATCAGGAGATGGCCCCACCGATCGTTGACTTTGGTGAGATGGGACCGATCCGGTGTATTCGCTGCAAGGCGTATATCTGCCCGCACATGCAGTTcgtcgatggtggccgccggtTCCAGTGTCAGTTCTGTAAGGCGACGACCGAGGTACCGCCCGGGTACTTCCAGCATCTGGACCACACCGGCCAGCGGATGGATAAATACGAGCGGCCCGAACTGGTGCTCGGTGCGTACGAGTTTGTCGCGACTAAGGAGTACTGCCGCAACAATGTGCCACCGCGCGCTCCGGCCATGGTGTTTTTGATCGACGTGTCGTACAACAACGTCAAGTCGGGTCTGGTGCAGCTACTCTGCTCGCAAATGAAGCAAATCCTGGCCGGGCTACCGGTGGATCAGGGCCAGACGCGCTCTTCGATGAAGGTCGGCTTCATTACGTATAACAGCTCGGTGCACTTCTACAACCTAAAAAGCTCGCTGGCGCAGCCTCAGATGATGGTCGTTGGGGATTTGCAGGAGATGTTCATGCCTCTGCTCGATGGGTTCCTCGTCGATCCGGAAGAGTCCGCATCCGTGATTGATGCGCTGATGGAGCAGATTCCGCGTATGTTTGCCGATACGcgcgaaacggaaacgatctTGCTGCCGGCTCTGCAGGCTGGCCTGGAAGCACTTAAAGCTTCCGAGTGCGTTGGCAAGCTGTATGTGTTCCAGTCAACGCTTCCCAACGCCGATGCGCCCGGTAAGCTGAAGGCTCGGGAGGAACGCAAACTGCTCGGTACGGACAAGGAGAAGACGGTGCTGACGCCACAGTCGACGGTCTACAACATGCTGGCTCAGGAGTGTGTAGGTGCGggcgtttcgatcgatctgtTTGTCTTCAATAACGCGTACATCGATCTAGCCACGATCGGCCAGGTCGCTCGGTTGACCGGAGGTGAAGTTTACAAGTACACTTACTTCCAG GCGGATATCGATGGTCAACGATTAGTGAGCGATCTGATAAAGAACATTGCCCGCCCGATCGCGTTCGATGCAGTCATGCGCGTTCGTACTTCGACCGGTGTGCGGCCGACCGACTTCTTCGGACACTTTTTCATGTCGAACACGAAGGATATGGAAATTGCTAGTATCG ATTGCGAtaaggcggtggcggtggagatTAAACACGATGACAAACTGACCGATGAGCTGGTGCTGATTCAGGTGGCACTTCTGTATACATCATGTTCCGGTCAGCGAAGGCTGCGCGTGCTCAATCTTGCACTGAAGACGTGCAGCGAGTTGCTGGAGCTCTTCCGTTGCTGCGACATCGATTCGACGTTGTTGTTCTTCGCCAAGCAGGGCCTGACAAAGCTGATGGACGGTACACCAGCGGCCGTGAAGGCAGCAATCGTGCAGCGCTCCGTACAGTTGCTGGCCTGCTATCGGAAATATTGTGCGTCGGCTACCTCGGCCGGACAGCTGATATTGCCCGAAGGCATGAAACTGTTGCCGCTCTATGTGAACTGTTTGCTAAAGAACGATGCGTTCTCGGGCGGAGCGGATatgtcgatcgatgatcgttcGTATGTGATCTACTACGTGATGAGCATGGATCTGCCGGCCTCGGTACACTACTTCTATCCACGTTTGATCCCGCTGCATGATGTGCACGTTGAGGCCGAGACAATTCCATCGGCAATCCGTTGTACTGGTGAAAAGATGCTCGAAGATGGCGCCTACATTCTAG AGAACGGTGTGCACATGTTCATGTGGCTCGGCCTATCGCTGTCGCCGGAGTTTACGCAGTCGGTATTCGGCGCCCAGTGCACACAGCAGATCGATACCGATCGCACTGGGTTGCCAGTGTTCGATAATCCGCTGTCACGCCGTATTCGTGGTATTGTCGAAAAGATACAGCAACAGAAACGTCGCTGCATGAGG CTGACGCTCGTAAAGCAACGCGACAAGCTGGAAAGCGTACTGCGCCACTTCCTGGTCGAGGATCGAGGCACGTCCGATGGTTCAGTCAGCTACGTTGACTTCCTCTGTCATATGCACAAAGAGATTCGTCAAATGCTTAGCTAG
- the LOC125959715 gene encoding ATP-dependent RNA helicase vasa, with protein sequence MSDGEWEEDETQVGRAFGDDEQFNDSEVTNGNGYSAHNQNGFGGRRGDGGGRGDRDRADRGGGGFRGGRNGDGGYTGNDPSMDEVKTDKPREIYIPPPPTEDENEIFGSGISSGINFENLNEIEVKISGENPPAHIESFAQSGLNEVLLNNVRRSGYNKPTPIQRHAIPIVLKGRDMMGCAQTGSGKTAAFMLPMIDWILGQQDLQLHHRQPYVLVVAPTRELVIQIHDEARKFSHGTGLKVVCIYGGAASTHQLQMLRGGCQIMVATPGRLLDFMDRGVVSFEKVKYVVLDEADRMLDMGFLPAIEKVMGNATMPSKDQRQTLMFSATFAPDIQQLAGVFLNNYIYVAVGIVGGACGDVEQVVYEVEKFKKRKKLEELLGEGNARGTLVFVETKRSADYLASLMSETKFPTTSIHGDRLQREREMALKDFKEGRMDVLIATSVAARGLDIKNVSHVVNYDLPKNIDDYVHRIGRTGRVGNKGRATSFYDPAADYAIAGDLVKILQQANQTVPDFLKHLADGGGGGGAFNGSTFGGRDIRDTDGSRIDAQPAQQEPEELW encoded by the exons ATGAGTGACGGCGAATGGGAGGAAGAT GAGACGCAGGTGGGGCGTGcttttggtgatgatgaacaaTTTAATGATTCGGAAGTTACCAACG GCAACGGTTACAGTGCCCATAATCAGAATGGGttcggtggtcgtcgtggaGATGGCGGCGGACGAGGCGACCGTGATCGTgctgatcgtggtggtggcggcttcCGTGGAGGAAGAAATGGTGACGGAGGCTACACCGGCAATGACCCCAGTATGGATGAGGTAAAAACGGACAAACCTCGCGAAATTtacatcccaccaccaccaactgagGATGAAAACGAGATCTTTGGATCAGGAATATCTTCAGGTATAAATTTCGAGAACTTAAATGAAATCGAGGTGAAGATTTCGGGGGAAAACCCACCAGCCCACATAGAATCGTTCGCCCAGTCCGGCCTGAACGAAGTGCTGTTGAATAATGTGCGCCGATCGGGATACAATAAGCCGACCCCGATTCAAAGACACGCAATACCAATCGTCCTGAAAGGGCGGGACATGATGGGCTGTGCCCAGACCGGATCGGGGAAAACAGCGGCCTTCATGTTGCCCATGATCGACTGGATCCTTGGCCAACAGGATTTGCAACTCCACCATCGTCAGCCGTACGTTCTGGTAGTAGCACCGACGCGCGAGCTCGTCATTCAAATCCATGACGaggcgcgcaaattttcgcacGGCACTGGACTCAAGGTGGTCTGCATTTATGGCGGTGCGGCATCGACTCATCAGTTGCAGATGCTACGGGGCGGTTGCCAGATAATGGTGGCGACACCGGGGCGATTGCTGGACTTCATGGATCGCGGTGTGGTGTCATTCGAGAAAGTGAAATATGTGGTACTCGACGAAGCCGACCGCATGCTAGACATGGGTTTTCTGCCCGCGATTGAGAAGGTGATGGGAAACGCGACGATGCCATCCAAAGACCAGCGCCAAACTCTGATGTTTTCGGCCACATTCGCTCCCGATATTCAGCAGTTGGCGGGCGTGTTCCTGAATAACTACATCTATGTTGCCGTAGGCATCGTCGGAGGGGCCTGTGGTGATGTAGAACAAGTAGTTTATGAGGTAGAGAAGttcaaaaaacggaaaaaactGGAGGAACTTCTCGGTGAAGGGAACGCTCGAGGAACGCTGGTGTTCGTCGAAACAAAAAGGAGCGCAGATTATCTGGCTTCCTTAATGTCGGAAACTAAGTTTCCGACTACATCGATCCACGGCGATCGCCTGCAGCGGGAGCGTGAAATGGCACTGAAAGATTTCAAAGAAGGCAGAATGGACGTTTTGATTGCGACGTCGGTAGCGGCTCGTGGATTGGATATTAAGAACGTATCGCACGTCGTTAACTATGATTTGCCAAAGAACATAGACGACTACGTTCATCGAATTGGCCGTACAGGCCGTGTTGGCAATAAGGGACGAGCGACAAGTTTTTATGATCCTGCTGCGGACTACGCCATAGCAGGGGATTTGGTTAAGATTCTGCAGCAGGCGAACCAAACGGTGCCAGACTTTTTGAAGCATCTGGCTGACGGAGGTGGCGGAGGTGGAGCGTTTAATGGTTCGACCTTTGGTGGTCGGGATATTCGCGATACTGACGGGTCTCGTATCGATGCTCAACCGGCGCAGCAGGAACCCGAGGAGTTATGGTAA